A single region of the Nocardioides ochotonae genome encodes:
- a CDS encoding histidine phosphatase family protein, producing MLTLVRHGESVGNQADRAAREAGAEELELTVRDADVELSETGREQAEALGRWMSDAPEELRPTLVISSPYRRAAQTAEVAAARAGLPVSFDERLRERDLGALDGLTGRGIRARHPEEAARRSRLGKFYYQPPSGESWADVALRVRGLLADLRHGYDGERIWMFSHQAVIMTFRYVLEGIGEPDLLALDGDVDIPNASMTRYRHVEQGYALDAFADTRAVERSDAAVTEEDSR from the coding sequence GTGCTCACCCTCGTCCGTCACGGTGAGAGCGTCGGCAACCAGGCGGACCGGGCGGCGCGCGAGGCAGGTGCCGAGGAGCTGGAGCTCACGGTGCGTGACGCGGACGTCGAGCTGTCCGAGACCGGTCGTGAGCAGGCGGAGGCGCTCGGGCGCTGGATGAGCGACGCGCCCGAGGAACTCCGGCCGACCCTGGTGATCAGCTCGCCGTACCGCCGCGCGGCGCAGACGGCGGAGGTGGCGGCCGCGCGGGCGGGTCTTCCGGTGTCCTTCGACGAGCGCCTGCGCGAGCGCGACCTCGGCGCCCTCGACGGGCTGACCGGGCGAGGGATCCGGGCGCGCCACCCGGAGGAGGCCGCCCGGCGCAGCCGGCTGGGGAAGTTCTACTACCAGCCGCCGAGCGGGGAGAGCTGGGCCGACGTCGCGCTGCGGGTGCGTGGCCTGCTGGCCGACCTGCGCCACGGGTACGACGGGGAGCGGATCTGGATGTTCAGCCACCAGGCGGTGATCATGACCTTCCGCTACGTGCTGGAGGGGATCGGCGAACCCGACCTGCTGGCGCTCGACGGCGACGTCGACATCCCCAACGCCTCGATGACCCGCTACCGACATGTCGAGCAGGGGTACGCGCTCGACGCGTTCGCCGACACCCGTGCCGTGGAGCGGTCCGACGCGGCCGTCACCGAGGAGGACTCGCGATGA
- a CDS encoding DUF4193 family protein: MATDYDAPRNRPEDEPEADSIEALRGNPTEKQSPKVDVDEDTEGDSFELPGADLSHEELHIVVTPRQDDEFMCSRCFLLHGPSMRVPGTDHCRDCD; encoded by the coding sequence GTGGCGACCGATTACGACGCACCACGCAACCGGCCCGAGGACGAGCCGGAGGCCGATTCGATCGAGGCCCTGCGGGGCAATCCGACCGAGAAGCAGTCGCCCAAGGTCGACGTCGACGAGGACACCGAGGGCGACTCCTTCGAGCTTCCCGGCGCCGATCTGTCCCACGAGGAGCTCCACATCGTGGTGACTCCGCGCCAGGACGACGAGTTCATGTGCTCGCGCTGCTTCCTGCTCCACGGCCCCTCGATGCGGGTGCCGGGCACCGACCACTGCCGCGACTGCGACTGA
- a CDS encoding NAD(P)H-hydrate dehydratase — protein sequence MNAPAPLVVTPAALRDWPLAEPGSSKAARGELLVLGGGRTTPGALRLAGEAALRAGAGKLALATVASVSAALGVAVPEAQVLDLAEDDEGDIGFGCVERVVDRTEAADVLLAGPGLSDPAHAATLLAGVLPRVQCPVVIDALGTAYLTENPDGLRHLAGRAVVTANPVELARMLGRDELDGDEALLDAARELAARCQAVVLAGAATKHVAAPDGQTWAVAGGGPGLGVSGSGDVQAGIVAGLLARGEEPAKAAVWGAYLHARAGERLASAVGQVGYLARALPGAVPGVLEELR from the coding sequence ATGAACGCACCCGCGCCCTTGGTCGTCACCCCCGCGGCGCTGCGCGACTGGCCGCTGGCCGAGCCGGGCAGCTCCAAGGCCGCGCGCGGCGAGCTGCTCGTGCTCGGCGGCGGCCGGACCACCCCCGGCGCGCTGCGGCTGGCGGGCGAGGCGGCGCTGCGGGCCGGGGCGGGCAAGCTGGCCCTGGCCACCGTGGCCAGCGTGTCGGCCGCCCTCGGGGTCGCGGTCCCGGAGGCGCAGGTCCTCGACCTGGCCGAGGACGACGAGGGCGACATCGGGTTTGGATGCGTGGAGCGCGTCGTCGACCGCACGGAGGCCGCCGACGTGCTGCTCGCCGGGCCCGGGCTCAGCGACCCCGCCCATGCGGCGACGCTGCTCGCCGGCGTGCTGCCGCGCGTGCAGTGCCCGGTGGTGATCGACGCGCTCGGCACTGCCTACCTCACCGAGAACCCGGACGGGCTGCGCCACCTGGCGGGACGAGCGGTGGTCACGGCCAACCCGGTCGAGCTCGCCCGGATGCTCGGTCGCGACGAGCTCGACGGGGACGAGGCGCTCCTCGATGCCGCACGCGAGCTGGCGGCCCGCTGCCAGGCGGTCGTCCTCGCGGGCGCGGCCACCAAGCATGTCGCGGCGCCGGACGGGCAGACCTGGGCGGTCGCCGGCGGCGGCCCGGGCCTCGGGGTCTCCGGCTCCGGCGACGTGCAGGCCGGCATCGTCGCCGGGCTCCTGGCCCGTGGCGAGGAGCCGGCGAAGGCAGCGGTGTGGGGGGCCTATCTCCACGCGCGTGCGGGGGAGCGGCTGGCGAGCGCAGTCGGTCAGGTCGGCTACCTCGCGCGGGCCCTCCCCGGGGCGGTGCCGGGCGTCCTCGAGGAGCTGCGCTGA
- a CDS encoding DUF4383 domain-containing protein, translating to MTEQTPGRAQPQEPSPHRGIAAPSPGERLARTMALGTGALFLVVGVLGFVPGVTTNVGDLEFAGHHSGAELLGVFQVSVLHNLLHLLFGVAGIALSRRGIHAAGYLLVGGVAYLGLWVYGLVIDHHGDANFVPLNSADNWLHLVLGVAMVVMGLVGLRVVRGGIGSQTAM from the coding sequence ATGACCGAGCAGACACCCGGCCGCGCGCAGCCGCAGGAGCCCAGTCCCCATCGCGGCATCGCGGCGCCCTCGCCCGGTGAGCGCCTCGCCCGCACGATGGCGCTCGGCACCGGGGCGCTGTTCCTGGTGGTGGGCGTGCTGGGCTTCGTCCCGGGCGTCACGACCAACGTCGGCGACCTGGAGTTCGCCGGCCATCACAGCGGCGCCGAGCTGCTGGGGGTCTTCCAGGTCTCGGTGCTGCACAACCTGCTGCACCTGCTCTTCGGCGTCGCCGGGATCGCCTTGTCTCGCCGCGGCATCCACGCGGCCGGGTACCTCCTCGTCGGCGGTGTGGCCTACCTCGGGCTCTGGGTCTACGGCCTGGTCATCGACCACCACGGCGACGCGAACTTCGTGCCGCTGAACTCCGCGGACAACTGGCTGCACCTGGTGCTCGGCGTGGCGATGGTCGTGATGGGCCTGGTGGGCCTGCGCGTGGTCCGGGGTGGCATCGGCAGCCAGACGGCCATGTGA